The following are encoded together in the Arcobacter aquimarinus genome:
- the dnaA gene encoding chromosomal replication initiator protein DnaA has product MTSKDFLTIIQKEATKTDYERYLKQLVYKKVSSDEKIAIFEVNNKYIASWIKSKFTGLIQHCFEIYDGSKPSIEIKLAGEKKSKKEIIKEQIQNQTAESTILNPSYTFDSFVVGPSNQMAYNASLAVSNKPGIQYNPLFIYGGTGLGKTHLLQAVGNHAIEKGNTVIYVTIEQFMNDFTFSLKNKSMEHFRNKYRKCDVLLIDDIQFLSGKEQTQEEFFHTFNELHNAKKQIVMTSDRLPSQIAGLVDRLKSRFEWGLTADVQIPGLETKIAIIEKKSELNGISLSREIINFIATTLDNSIREIEGVLIRINASASLLNQEITLQMVQGLLKDQIKETKENIKLPDVINIVANQLNIKPSDIKSKKRTATVANARRVVIYLTRELTHNSMPDIAKFLGMKDHSSISHNIKKANELIEKDENFKVIIENLKNKIINKEW; this is encoded by the coding sequence ATGACAAGCAAAGATTTTCTAACAATTATTCAAAAAGAAGCCACAAAAACTGACTATGAAAGATACTTAAAACAGTTAGTTTATAAAAAAGTATCTTCTGATGAAAAAATTGCCATTTTTGAAGTAAATAACAAGTATATAGCCTCTTGGATAAAGAGTAAATTTACTGGTTTAATTCAACACTGCTTTGAAATTTACGATGGTTCAAAACCTTCTATTGAAATCAAACTTGCTGGTGAAAAAAAATCTAAAAAAGAGATAATTAAAGAGCAAATTCAAAATCAAACAGCTGAAAGTACGATATTGAACCCCTCTTATACATTTGATTCATTTGTAGTTGGTCCCTCAAATCAAATGGCTTATAATGCTTCACTTGCTGTTTCAAACAAACCAGGCATTCAATATAATCCTTTATTCATTTATGGAGGAACTGGACTTGGAAAAACTCACCTTTTACAAGCAGTTGGAAATCACGCAATTGAAAAAGGAAATACTGTTATTTACGTAACAATCGAACAATTTATGAATGATTTTACCTTTTCTTTAAAAAATAAAAGTATGGAACATTTTAGAAATAAATATAGAAAATGTGATGTTCTTCTAATAGATGATATTCAATTTTTAAGTGGAAAAGAGCAAACTCAAGAAGAGTTTTTTCACACTTTTAACGAACTACATAATGCAAAAAAACAAATAGTGATGACCAGTGATAGACTTCCTTCTCAAATTGCTGGACTTGTAGATAGGTTAAAATCAAGATTTGAATGGGGATTAACAGCTGATGTTCAAATTCCAGGACTTGAGACAAAAATTGCTATTATTGAAAAAAAATCTGAATTAAATGGAATCTCTTTAAGTAGAGAAATTATTAATTTTATTGCTACAACACTTGATAACTCTATTAGAGAAATAGAAGGTGTTTTAATAAGAATAAATGCCAGTGCTTCTTTACTAAATCAAGAAATCACGTTACAAATGGTTCAAGGGTTATTAAAAGACCAAATAAAAGAGACAAAAGAAAATATAAAACTTCCTGATGTTATAAATATTGTTGCAAATCAATTAAATATTAAACCAAGTGATATAAAATCTAAAAAAAGAACAGCAACAGTAGCAAATGCTAGAAGAGTTGTAATTTATCTAACAAGAGAATTAACACATAACTCTATGCCAGATATTGCAAAATTCTTAGGAATGAAAGATCATAGTTCAATTTCTCATAATATTAAAAAAGCAAATGAGTTAATTGAAAAAGATGAAAACTTTAAAGTAATCATTGAAAATTTAAAAAATAAAATTATAAATAAGGAGTGGTAA
- the dnaN gene encoding DNA polymerase III subunit beta: MRFVITKNIFENVIASMQPFLEKKDSSSITSHIYLEINNTKLIIKATDYEIGLESYIDNITDMVDGKTTVNGSNLLGIIKRLKNEDILIEYSNNNLNIKQNKSTFKLPTYDANEFPSLNKYENLKDLSMSTINFINSIRKITPAIDNNNPKFELNGALLDIKSQKINFVSTDTRRLAVSFLQNINNDEVQFIIPKKAIIEIQKLFLDEAKISYDDTNLVISNEHTKFFTKLINGKFPDYERIIPNTLKYNFPLPKNVLVESIKLVTSLFSNIKITFNSTSIIFESLDEDSEAKTQIDIDLNIEKEFYLAVNAKYLLDFLSMSNNDKIKIGFNESNLPFLLEDDKFFTIVMPIVLEK, translated from the coding sequence ATGAGGTTTGTAATTACAAAAAATATATTTGAAAATGTTATAGCTTCTATGCAACCTTTTTTAGAAAAAAAAGACTCTAGTTCAATAACATCACATATATATTTAGAAATAAATAATACAAAATTAATTATTAAAGCAACAGATTATGAAATTGGTTTAGAATCATACATCGATAATATTACTGATATGGTAGATGGAAAAACTACAGTTAATGGTTCTAACTTATTAGGAATAATTAAAAGATTAAAAAATGAAGATATCTTAATTGAATATTCAAATAATAATTTAAATATAAAACAAAATAAATCTACATTTAAATTACCAACTTATGATGCTAATGAATTTCCTTCATTAAATAAATATGAAAATTTAAAAGATTTATCAATGTCAACTATAAACTTCATTAATTCTATAAGAAAAATTACTCCAGCAATTGATAATAATAATCCTAAATTTGAATTAAATGGAGCATTACTAGATATAAAAAGTCAAAAAATCAATTTTGTTTCAACTGATACAAGAAGATTAGCAGTTTCATTTTTACAAAATATAAATAATGATGAAGTTCAATTTATAATTCCTAAAAAAGCTATCATTGAAATTCAAAAACTTTTTTTAGATGAAGCTAAAATATCTTATGATGACACAAATTTAGTAATTTCTAATGAACACACTAAATTTTTTACAAAATTAATAAATGGAAAATTCCCTGATTATGAAAGAATTATTCCAAATACGTTAAAATACAATTTTCCATTACCTAAAAATGTATTAGTAGAATCTATAAAATTAGTAACTTCTTTATTTTCAAATATCAAAATAACATTTAATTCAACTTCTATAATATTTGAATCACTAGATGAAGATAGTGAAGCAAAAACTCAAATTGATATTGATTTAAATATTGAAAAAGAATTTTACTTAGCAGTAAATGCAAAATATCTATTAGACTTTTTAAGTATGTCAAACAATGACAAAATAAAAATTGGTTTTAATGAATCAAATTTACCATTTTTACTAGAAGATGATAAATTTTTTACTATTGTAATGCCAATAGTTTTAGAAAAATAA
- the gyrB gene encoding DNA topoisomerase (ATP-hydrolyzing) subunit B: protein MSQQEYGASNIKVLKGLEAVRKRPGMYIGDTNTNGLHHLVYEVVDNSIDEAMAGYCKNIKITMGKDNWIKVEDDGRGIPTAIHEGEGISAATVVLTVLHAGGKFDKDTYKVSGGLHGVGVSVVNALSKHLKMTIYREGKIHYQEFKCGIPQGPLEIIGDSPRKTGTTIEFLADDTIFEVTKYEFSILAKRFREVAYLNSFISITLDNEITKTKEVYHFEGGIKQFVEDMNKDTAVCDAVSFNDTIEGVEVDIAVMYNDTYVEKTLSFVNNIRTIDGGTHEAGFKAGLTRSIVKYLNENAAAREKDTKITGDDVREGLIAVISVKVPEPQFEGQTKSKLGSSYVKAITQKLTGDALDKYFEENPTQAKAIMEKALMAARGREAAKKARDLTRKKDAMSVGTLPGKLAECQSKDPAIRELYLVEGDSAGGSAKQGRDRVFQAILPLKGKILNVEKSRLDKILKSDEIRNMITALGCGIGEDFDDEKIRYHKIIIMTDADVDGSHIQTLLLTFFFRFLRPVIEKGYLYIAQPPLYRYKKGKNEIYLKDDSALSAFLIENGLESFSFEGLGYNDLLDLFKIVARYRGMLGQLGKRYSLLEVLKYLIENNDLVNLDFPALYEKIKEYLDAKGYNILSKTILEDKIQLFVQTNEGLEELIIDEELFASPYFSEATYIYSKLVERDLTVFEGRDLLDILDDIETLAKKGAYIQRYKGLGEMNPEQLWETTMIPENRRLLRVKIEDAEVASDTFTLFMGDEVEPRRNYIEEHAKDVEHLDV, encoded by the coding sequence ATGAGTCAACAAGAATACGGCGCTAGTAACATTAAAGTTTTAAAAGGTCTTGAAGCAGTAAGAAAAAGACCTGGAATGTATATTGGTGATACAAATACAAATGGTTTACACCACTTAGTATATGAAGTAGTTGATAACTCAATTGATGAGGCAATGGCTGGATATTGTAAAAATATTAAAATTACAATGGGAAAAGATAACTGGATAAAAGTAGAAGATGATGGAAGAGGAATTCCAACTGCAATTCATGAAGGTGAAGGAATATCTGCTGCTACAGTTGTATTAACAGTTCTTCATGCTGGTGGAAAATTTGATAAAGATACTTATAAAGTTTCAGGAGGACTTCACGGAGTTGGAGTTTCTGTTGTAAATGCTTTATCAAAACATTTAAAAATGACAATTTATAGAGAAGGAAAAATTCATTATCAAGAATTTAAATGTGGAATTCCTCAAGGACCATTAGAAATAATTGGTGATAGTCCTAGAAAAACAGGAACAACAATTGAATTTTTAGCTGATGATACAATTTTTGAAGTTACAAAATATGAATTTTCAATTTTAGCAAAAAGATTTAGAGAAGTTGCATATTTAAACTCATTTATTTCAATTACTTTAGATAATGAAATTACTAAAACAAAAGAAGTTTATCATTTTGAAGGTGGTATTAAACAATTTGTTGAAGATATGAATAAAGATACAGCTGTTTGTGATGCAGTTTCATTTAATGATACTATTGAAGGTGTTGAAGTTGATATTGCTGTTATGTATAATGATACTTATGTTGAAAAAACTTTATCTTTTGTAAATAATATTAGAACAATTGATGGTGGAACTCATGAAGCTGGATTTAAAGCAGGACTTACAAGAAGTATTGTTAAATATTTAAATGAAAATGCAGCAGCTAGAGAAAAAGATACAAAAATTACTGGTGATGATGTAAGAGAAGGATTGATTGCAGTTATTTCTGTAAAAGTTCCAGAACCTCAATTTGAAGGTCAAACAAAAAGTAAATTAGGTTCTTCTTATGTAAAAGCAATTACTCAAAAATTAACTGGTGATGCATTAGATAAATATTTTGAAGAAAATCCTACTCAAGCAAAAGCTATTATGGAAAAAGCATTAATGGCTGCACGAGGAAGAGAAGCTGCTAAAAAAGCAAGAGATTTAACTAGAAAAAAAGATGCTATGTCAGTAGGAACACTTCCAGGAAAACTTGCAGAATGTCAAAGTAAAGATCCAGCTATTAGAGAATTATATCTAGTGGAAGGAGATTCTGCTGGAGGTTCAGCAAAACAAGGAAGAGATAGAGTTTTCCAAGCAATTTTACCACTAAAAGGTAAGATATTAAATGTTGAAAAAAGTAGACTTGATAAAATTTTAAAATCAGATGAAATTAGAAATATGATTACAGCTCTTGGATGTGGAATTGGTGAAGATTTTGATGATGAAAAAATTAGATATCATAAAATTATTATTATGACCGATGCCGATGTTGATGGTAGCCATATTCAAACACTATTATTAACATTTTTCTTTAGATTTTTAAGACCTGTTATTGAAAAAGGATATTTATATATAGCTCAACCACCACTTTATAGATACAAAAAAGGTAAAAATGAAATTTATCTAAAAGATGATTCAGCTTTATCTGCATTTTTGATTGAAAATGGTTTAGAATCTTTTAGTTTTGAAGGACTAGGATATAACGATTTATTAGATTTATTTAAAATTGTAGCTAGATATAGAGGAATGTTAGGACAACTTGGTAAAAGATATTCTTTATTAGAAGTTTTAAAATATTTAATTGAAAATAATGATTTAGTAAATCTTGATTTTCCAGCACTTTATGAAAAAATAAAAGAGTATTTAGATGCTAAAGGTTACAATATTTTATCAAAAACAATTCTTGAAGATAAAATTCAATTATTTGTTCAAACAAATGAAGGTTTAGAAGAATTAATTATTGATGAGGAGTTATTTGCATCTCCATATTTTAGTGAAGCAACTTATATTTATAGTAAATTAGTTGAAAGAGACTTAACAGTATTTGAAGGTAGAGATTTACTTGATATTTTAGATGATATTGAAACATTAGCTAAAAAAGGTGCTTATATTCAAAGATATAAAGGTTTAGGAGAGATGAATCCTGAACAATTATGGGAAACAACAATGATTCCTGAAAATAGAAGACTTTTAAGAGTTAAAATTGAAGATGCAGAAGTTGCAAGTGATACATTTACTTTATTTATGGGAGATGAAGTAGAACCTAGAAGAAATTATATTGAAGAACACGCAAAAGACGTTGAACACTTAGACGTTTAA
- a CDS encoding NAD(P)-binding domain-containing protein, which produces MKDKIYDVVIIGGGPGGIGCAIEASAHKIGEILLIEKSDNHSNTIRKFYKDNKRVDKDYKGQVTTLQGNVDFFDGTKETTIDYFNDLLDNEKIDSIFNTEVEKIIRNEKTDLLEVHTSKGIIQTKNAIVAIGKMGKPNKPDYKIPPSIKPFVNFNLDHCSSNEKILVVGGGNSAAEYAYHLADENNNVTLVYRKATFSRLNDLNEDLLRKYNGEEKLRLRMNTDIESLENEDGKVKVTFNDGFNVIYDRIIYAIGGTTPVDFLKACGIEVDKDLKPIFDEHQETTAKDIYVAGDIAFASGGSIAIALNHGYHIVNNILRKRGKIFAHTEKFSN; this is translated from the coding sequence ATGAAAGATAAAATTTATGATGTTGTAATTATTGGTGGAGGTCCTGGTGGTATTGGTTGTGCTATTGAAGCATCTGCCCATAAAATAGGAGAAATACTATTAATTGAAAAAAGTGACAATCACTCTAATACTATTAGAAAATTTTATAAAGATAATAAAAGAGTAGATAAAGATTATAAAGGTCAAGTTACAACTTTACAAGGAAATGTTGATTTTTTTGATGGTACAAAAGAGACGACTATAGACTATTTTAATGATTTATTAGATAATGAAAAAATTGACTCAATATTTAATACTGAAGTTGAAAAAATAATAAGAAATGAAAAAACTGATTTATTAGAAGTTCATACTTCAAAAGGAATAATTCAAACAAAAAATGCGATTGTTGCAATTGGAAAAATGGGAAAACCAAATAAACCTGATTATAAAATTCCTCCTTCAATAAAACCTTTTGTTAATTTTAATTTAGACCACTGTTCATCAAATGAAAAAATATTAGTTGTAGGTGGTGGAAATAGTGCTGCTGAATATGCTTATCATTTAGCAGATGAAAATAACAATGTTACATTAGTTTATAGAAAAGCTACTTTTTCAAGATTAAATGATTTAAATGAAGATTTATTAAGAAAATATAATGGTGAAGAAAAATTAAGACTTAGAATGAATACAGATATAGAATCTTTAGAAAATGAAGATGGTAAAGTTAAAGTTACATTTAACGATGGTTTTAATGTTATTTATGACAGAATAATTTACGCTATAGGAGGAACAACACCTGTTGATTTCTTAAAGGCCTGTGGAATAGAAGTTGATAAAGACTTAAAACCAATATTTGATGAACATCAAGAAACAACTGCAAAAGATATATATGTAGCTGGTGATATTGCATTTGCAAGTGGCGGTTCAATTGCTATTGCTTTAAATCATGGTTATCATATTGTAAATAATATTTTAAGAAAAAGAGGAAAAATTTTTGCTCATACGGAAAAATTTTCAAATTAA
- the queF gene encoding preQ(1) synthase has product MKYGEQEILDFNIDNEENFWPNQHEKNYVIDIELPEFMAKCPRSGYPDFATIKIQYTPNKKVIELKALKIYINSFMNRYISHENSANEIFDILYTKLEPKWLKVIADFKPRGNVHTVIEIDSSKM; this is encoded by the coding sequence ATTAAATACGGTGAACAAGAAATCTTAGATTTTAATATAGATAATGAAGAGAATTTTTGGCCAAATCAACATGAAAAAAATTATGTAATAGATATTGAATTACCTGAATTTATGGCAAAATGTCCAAGAAGTGGTTACCCAGATTTTGCAACTATTAAAATTCAATATACTCCAAATAAAAAAGTAATAGAATTAAAAGCTTTAAAAATTTATATCAATTCATTTATGAATAGATATATTTCTCATGAAAATTCAGCAAATGAAATTTTTGATATTTTATATACAAAATTAGAACCAAAATGGTTAAAAGTTATTGCTGATTTTAAACCAAGAGGAAATGTGCATACTGTTATAGAAATAGATAGTTCAAAAATGTAA
- a CDS encoding helix-turn-helix domain-containing protein gives MERLVTTSQAAEILGLSLQGIHYRIKKNQLKSIKKDGKIFVYVDDSKKVYQQEQKVEAIKQESNFNNYEAVIEVKNEQIELLKKSMKWMKKQYISEIFRLEKNQKRIIEVFNSEIKLLQSAFNEMRSIYKPQIEQKISEQKQNSGFIALKDFFILMKRENKSDKEIKHIIFEAIKNGDKRFIYNKIEKKLLILDSNFEDLI, from the coding sequence TTGGAAAGATTAGTTACTACCTCTCAAGCAGCTGAAATATTGGGCTTATCTTTACAAGGAATCCACTATCGTATTAAAAAAAATCAATTAAAATCAATTAAAAAAGATGGAAAAATTTTTGTTTATGTTGATGATTCTAAAAAAGTTTATCAACAAGAACAAAAAGTTGAAGCTATAAAGCAAGAATCAAATTTTAATAATTATGAAGCTGTTATCGAAGTAAAAAATGAGCAAATAGAACTTTTAAAGAAATCTATGAAATGGATGAAAAAACAGTATATTTCAGAAATTTTTAGACTTGAAAAAAATCAAAAAAGAATAATAGAAGTGTTCAATTCAGAAATAAAACTTTTACAAAGTGCTTTTAATGAAATGCGTTCTATTTATAAACCTCAAATTGAACAAAAAATATCAGAACAAAAACAAAATAGTGGATTTATAGCGTTAAAAGATTTTTTTATTTTAATGAAAAGAGAAAACAAAAGTGATAAAGAGATAAAACACATCATTTTTGAAGCGATTAAAAATGGGGATAAAAGATTTATTTATAATAAAATTGAAAAAAAATTGCTAATTTTAGATTCTAATTTTGAGGATTTGATTTAA
- a CDS encoding YqaA family protein, which yields MTYLILFISAFLSATLLPFGSEALLIYNISEGYDIYLLLFFATLGNSLGSILNYYLGLKGEEYLIEKKLLKEKYINISKKYFDKYGFLSILFAWVPIIGDPITFVAGVLKYDFKKFVILIIISKFSRYLFIALII from the coding sequence ATGACCTATTTAATACTATTTATATCAGCTTTTTTATCTGCAACATTACTTCCTTTTGGAAGTGAAGCTTTATTAATTTATAATATTTCAGAAGGTTATGATATTTATTTATTACTTTTTTTTGCAACATTAGGTAATAGTTTAGGTTCTATTTTGAATTATTATTTGGGATTAAAAGGTGAAGAGTATTTAATTGAGAAAAAACTTTTAAAAGAAAAATATATAAATATTTCAAAAAAATATTTTGATAAATATGGTTTTTTATCTATTTTATTTGCTTGGGTTCCAATAATAGGTGACCCTATTACTTTTGTTGCAGGAGTTTTGAAATATGATTTTAAAAAATTTGTTATTTTAATTATAATTTCTAAATTTTCAAGATATCTTTTTATTGCTTTAATAATTTAA
- a CDS encoding YbfB/YjiJ family MFS transporter: MNRLLNKDDNLSILIAGIFAIIVGIGVARFAFTSLIPSMLQDYLDITFAGILASLNFAGYLTGSILSVFIKDINQKVVLFRIGLVLAILTTFVLGFSTNETYWIIARIIAGFAGAMALVVGSAIVMTKLKIESKTKAMGIHFSGIGFSILTTDLLNRYILSSGGTWQESWKVLAIFGAILSIYSIYILSFDKEVKQNVVKHKFDISIFTIFVILLIMAYFTEGVGFVVQGTFLPDIINNLPGLEGYGNLTWTLVGLAGIPSCIIWMRLAHKYGSVNIIIIALLIQMVGILIPTFTNNIYLNLLSGIFYGGTFVGLVALFMNLGGQLAKHNPVVLMGALTTSYGIGQVIAPLYSVYLIEKYGNYDYALYLTAFIVFGGVLLLLIAKKFQTQRV; the protein is encoded by the coding sequence ATGAATAGACTTTTAAACAAAGATGATAATTTATCCATCTTAATTGCTGGTATATTCGCAATTATTGTAGGTATTGGAGTTGCAAGATTTGCTTTTACTTCTTTAATTCCTTCAATGTTGCAAGATTATTTAGATATTACCTTTGCAGGAATTCTAGCTTCACTAAATTTTGCAGGGTATTTAACAGGTTCAATTTTATCTGTATTTATAAAAGATATAAATCAAAAAGTAGTATTGTTTAGAATTGGGTTAGTTTTAGCAATACTTACAACTTTTGTTTTAGGATTTAGTACAAATGAAACTTATTGGATAATTGCAAGAATAATAGCAGGATTTGCAGGGGCAATGGCTTTAGTAGTAGGTTCAGCAATTGTAATGACAAAATTGAAAATAGAGAGTAAAACTAAAGCTATGGGGATACACTTTAGTGGTATTGGATTTTCTATTTTAACTACAGATTTGTTAAACAGATATATTTTAAGTAGCGGTGGAACTTGGCAAGAATCTTGGAAGGTTTTGGCTATTTTTGGAGCAATTTTATCAATTTATTCGATTTATATCTTATCATTTGATAAAGAAGTAAAACAAAATGTGGTAAAACACAAATTTGATATCTCAATATTTACAATTTTTGTTATTTTATTGATTATGGCATATTTTACAGAAGGTGTTGGGTTTGTTGTTCAAGGAACATTCTTGCCTGATATTATAAATAATCTTCCAGGACTTGAAGGTTATGGAAATTTAACTTGGACTTTAGTAGGACTTGCTGGAATTCCTTCTTGTATTATTTGGATGAGATTAGCTCATAAATATGGAAGTGTAAATATAATTATCATCGCATTATTGATTCAAATGGTAGGTATTTTAATACCAACATTTACAAATAATATCTATTTGAATCTTTTAAGTGGTATTTTTTATGGTGGAACTTTTGTTGGTTTAGTTGCTCTTTTTATGAATCTTGGTGGGCAACTTGCAAAACATAATCCAGTTGTTTTAATGGGAGCTTTAACTACTTCTTATGGAATTGGACAAGTTATAGCTCCACTTTATAGTGTATATTTGATTGAAAAATATGGTAATTATGATTATGCTTTATATTTAACAGCATTTATTGTTTTTGGTGGAGTTTTATTATTGTTAATTGCAAAAAAATTTCAAACACAAAGAGTTTAA
- a CDS encoding RluA family pseudouridine synthase, whose product MPFTLKKHKAIVGKKIQIFLIQELGIEPKVGQRLTSKGRIFDENMNTINTGDTIPTEYIYIAVFEGATRGLKPLIEFNDFAIFDKPTNLMVHPISKNTPYSLLDEIRYHFGEDANLIHRIDAETSGLIIVGKNKKSEIELKDMFQEKKYHKSYLAIVQGKIKEEIKIDKGLDREGLAIGVRMKVCDDGKESVTIIKPIKYNKEKDLTLIEAIPLTGRQHQIRVHLHSIGHTILGDPIYGIDDVNAENYLNKTLSEEDRFKVTKSHRLWLHANYLEFTFKDVTYKIFSKNRDIYKEFK is encoded by the coding sequence TTGCCATTCACACTAAAAAAACATAAAGCAATTGTAGGTAAAAAAATTCAAATTTTTTTAATTCAAGAATTAGGAATAGAACCAAAAGTAGGGCAGAGACTAACATCTAAAGGAAGAATTTTTGATGAAAATATGAATACAATCAACACAGGAGATACAATACCTACAGAATATATTTATATTGCTGTTTTTGAGGGTGCTACAAGGGGTTTAAAACCTTTGATAGAGTTTAATGATTTTGCAATATTTGATAAACCTACAAACCTTATGGTTCATCCAATTTCAAAAAATACCCCTTACTCTTTACTTGATGAAATTCGCTACCATTTTGGAGAAGATGCAAATTTAATTCATAGAATTGATGCAGAAACTTCTGGTCTTATAATAGTAGGAAAAAATAAAAAAAGTGAAATTGAACTAAAAGATATGTTTCAGGAAAAAAAATATCACAAATCATATCTTGCAATCGTTCAAGGAAAGATAAAAGAAGAGATAAAAATTGATAAAGGTTTAGATAGAGAAGGCTTAGCAATTGGCGTTAGAATGAAAGTTTGTGATGATGGAAAAGAATCAGTTACAATTATAAAACCTATCAAATATAATAAAGAAAAAGATCTAACACTTATTGAAGCAATACCACTTACAGGAAGACAACATCAAATAAGAGTTCATTTACATTCTATTGGTCATACTATTTTAGGTGACCCAATTTATGGAATAGATGACGTAAATGCTGAAAATTATCTAAATAAAACTTTGAGTGAAGAAGATAGATTTAAAGTTACAAAATCTCATAGATTATGGCTTCATGCAAACTATTTAGAATTTACTTTTAAAGATGTCACTTATAAAATTTTCTCTAAAAATAGAGATATTTACAAAGAGTTTAAATAA
- the purB gene encoding adenylosuccinate lyase gives MVERYAREQMSSKWTQQARYAAWLEVEKAAVKAWNKLGLIPDEDCEKIVKNATFSVERIEEIEAITKHDLIAFNTSVSESLGEESRWFHYGMTSSDAVDTGVALQMRDSLEIIIEDVKMLMESIKIRAYEHKMTLMIGRSHGIHGEPITFGLTLAVWYDEVARHLKNLEETMEVIAVGQISGAMGNFAHAPLELEEYAMAELGLKPEPCSNQVIHRDRYARLATALALLASSVEKFAVQVRHLQRTEVYEAEEYFAKGQKGSSAMPHKRNPILTENITGLARMIRAYAVPAMENVALWHERDISHSSTERFWLPDAFITTDFMLHRMNNVIANLTVMPENMMKNLNLTGGLVFSQRVLLELPLAGVSREDAYRIVQRNAMKVWEEIQQGKPTTNEKGESLYLQYLLADEELRNSLSEEQIRECFNFDYYTKNVDKIFERVFNK, from the coding sequence ATGGTAGAAAGATACGCAAGAGAGCAAATGAGTTCAAAATGGACACAACAAGCTAGATATGCAGCTTGGTTAGAAGTTGAAAAAGCAGCTGTTAAAGCTTGGAATAAATTAGGTCTTATTCCAGATGAAGATTGTGAAAAGATAGTAAAAAATGCTACTTTTTCAGTTGAAAGAATCGAAGAAATCGAGGCTATTACAAAACATGATTTAATTGCATTTAATACAAGCGTATCTGAATCTTTGGGTGAAGAGTCAAGATGGTTTCATTATGGTATGACTTCATCAGATGCTGTTGATACTGGTGTTGCACTTCAAATGAGAGACTCTTTAGAAATTATTATTGAAGATGTAAAAATGCTTATGGAATCTATAAAAATAAGAGCTTATGAGCATAAAATGACTTTAATGATTGGAAGAAGTCATGGAATTCATGGAGAGCCTATAACTTTTGGTTTAACTTTAGCTGTTTGGTATGATGAAGTGGCAAGACATCTTAAAAATCTTGAAGAAACAATGGAAGTTATTGCTGTTGGTCAAATTTCAGGAGCTATGGGAAATTTTGCTCACGCACCACTTGAACTAGAAGAGTATGCGATGGCTGAACTTGGTCTTAAACCAGAACCTTGTTCAAATCAAGTAATTCACAGAGATAGATATGCAAGACTTGCAACTGCTTTAGCACTTTTAGCGTCATCTGTTGAAAAATTTGCAGTTCAAGTAAGACATTTACAAAGAACTGAAGTTTATGAAGCTGAAGAATATTTTGCAAAAGGTCAAAAAGGAAGTTCAGCTATGCCACATAAAAGAAACCCTATTTTAACTGAAAATATTACTGGACTTGCTAGAATGATTAGGGCTTATGCAGTTCCAGCTATGGAAAATGTTGCACTTTGGCATGAAAGAGATATTTCACACTCTTCAACAGAGAGATTCTGGTTACCAGATGCATTTATTACAACTGATTTTATGTTACATAGAATGAACAATGTAATTGCAAATTTAACTGTAATGCCTGAAAATATGATGAAAAACTTAAACTTAACAGGTGGATTAGTATTCTCTCAAAGAGTTTTATTAGAGTTACCACTTGCTGGTGTAAGTAGAGAAGATGCTTATAGAATTGTTCAAAGAAATGCTATGAAAGTTTGGGAAGAGATACAACAAGGTAAACCAACTACAAATGAAAAGGGTGAATCTTTATATCTTCAGTATTTATTAGCAGATGAAGAATTAAGAAATTCATTAAGTGAAGAGCAAATAAGAGAATGTTTTAATTTTGATTATTACACAAAAAATGTAGACAAAATTTTTGAAAGAGTTTTTAACAAATAA